From a region of the Microbacterium sp. nov. GSS16 genome:
- a CDS encoding LacI family DNA-binding transcriptional regulator gives MSEVDATGGGPSRDVGVREVAALAGVSRQTVSRVLNERPEVAAPTRERVLAAMAELGYRMNNAARALGTRRSRTLGVLASDALQYGPSRSLAAIEAQARAAGYWLSAAFAGAGDADAVIAAVEHLASQGVEGVVVVAPHARTLDALDALRIGLPIVTLHSSERGTRGLSVDQAAGARLAVAALAEAGHTRIAHLAGPADWLEAESRAQGFAAELAARGIAEGPVLVGDWSAASGHAAAAAVREAGVTAVFAANDQMALGLITGLREAGLEVPGDVSIVGFDDVPDAAHYWPRLTTVRQDFDELARRAVAAVLGDVTAPRDAVLPVLVPRASIAPPR, from the coding sequence GTGAGCGAGGTGGATGCGACGGGCGGAGGGCCGAGCCGCGACGTCGGCGTTCGCGAGGTCGCGGCGCTCGCCGGGGTGTCGCGGCAGACCGTGTCGCGGGTGCTCAACGAGCGCCCCGAGGTCGCGGCCCCGACCCGTGAGCGTGTGCTGGCGGCGATGGCCGAGCTCGGCTACCGGATGAACAACGCGGCGCGGGCGCTGGGAACCCGCCGATCGCGCACGCTCGGAGTGCTCGCCTCGGATGCCCTGCAATACGGTCCGTCGCGCAGCCTGGCGGCGATCGAGGCGCAGGCCCGCGCCGCCGGATACTGGCTGAGTGCCGCGTTCGCCGGCGCGGGCGACGCCGACGCTGTGATCGCGGCGGTCGAGCATCTCGCCTCGCAGGGCGTCGAGGGTGTCGTCGTCGTCGCACCGCACGCTCGCACACTCGATGCTCTGGATGCGCTGCGGATCGGTCTGCCGATCGTCACGCTGCACTCGTCCGAGCGCGGCACGCGCGGGCTGTCGGTCGATCAGGCCGCCGGCGCGCGGCTCGCGGTGGCGGCGCTCGCCGAGGCCGGGCACACACGGATCGCGCACCTGGCCGGTCCTGCCGACTGGCTCGAGGCCGAGTCGCGGGCGCAGGGATTCGCCGCCGAGCTGGCCGCGCGCGGCATCGCGGAGGGGCCGGTGCTCGTGGGGGACTGGTCCGCCGCATCCGGGCACGCCGCCGCCGCCGCCGTTCGCGAGGCGGGGGTGACCGCGGTGTTCGCCGCGAACGACCAGATGGCGCTCGGCCTGATCACGGGTCTGCGCGAAGCGGGGCTCGAGGTGCCCGGCGACGTGAGCATCGTCGGCTTCGACGATGTGCCCGACGCCGCGCACTACTGGCCGCGGCTGACCACAGTGCGGCAGGATTTCGACGAGCTCGCGCGCCGTGCCGTCGCGGCGGTGCTCGGCGATGTGACCGCGCCGCGGGACGCGGTGCTCCCCGTGCTCGTGCCCCGCGCGTCGATCGCCCCGCCGCGCTGA
- a CDS encoding xylulokinase, whose protein sequence is MSATAETIRSGRTALGIELGSTRIKACLIDADTHEVLATGFHDWENRFENRLWTYSLDAVWTGLQEAYAGLVADAHDRYGIRPATFGAIGVSAMMHGYLPFDRSGELLVPFRTWRNTNTGAAAAELTDLLGVNIPLRWSIAHLRQAQLDAEPHVDEVRFFTTLAGYVHWQLTGRRVLGVGDASGMFPIDSATRDYDQTLIERYDAHTGGDLRAMLPEALVAGRGAGALTAAGAALLDPTGALQPGIPFCPPEGDAGTGMVATNAVSPRTGNVSAGTSIFAMVVLERPLAEVHHELDLVTTPAGDAVAMVHCNNGASELAAWVGMFARFAEASGAPQPADAVFETLFREALGGEPDAGGLLAYNHLAGEPIAGTDEGRPLFVRTPDSRFTLANVMRAQLYGVFGTLALGMQVLVGEGVAIERMFAHGGVFRTAGVAQRFLAGALNAPVAVGDTASEGGAWGVAVLAAFLGSDRPLGAHLAERVFADADVSVADPLPEDVAGYTAYLDRYRAGIAVEAAAVAAL, encoded by the coding sequence ATGAGCGCCACCGCAGAGACGATCCGATCGGGTCGCACGGCTCTCGGCATCGAACTCGGGTCGACGCGCATCAAGGCGTGCCTCATCGACGCCGACACCCACGAGGTGCTCGCCACCGGCTTCCACGACTGGGAGAACCGGTTCGAGAACCGTCTGTGGACCTACTCGCTCGACGCCGTGTGGACGGGCCTGCAGGAGGCCTACGCTGGGCTCGTCGCCGATGCGCACGACCGCTACGGCATCCGTCCGGCGACATTCGGGGCGATCGGCGTCTCGGCGATGATGCACGGCTACCTGCCGTTCGACCGCTCCGGTGAGCTTCTCGTGCCGTTTCGCACCTGGCGCAACACCAACACGGGCGCCGCCGCCGCGGAGCTGACCGACCTGCTCGGAGTGAACATCCCGCTGCGCTGGTCGATCGCCCATCTGCGCCAGGCACAGCTCGACGCCGAGCCGCACGTCGACGAGGTGCGATTCTTCACCACACTCGCCGGATATGTGCACTGGCAGCTCACCGGTCGTCGCGTGCTCGGCGTCGGCGACGCATCCGGCATGTTCCCGATCGACTCCGCGACCCGCGACTACGACCAGACGCTCATCGAACGGTACGACGCGCACACCGGCGGCGACCTGCGGGCCATGCTGCCCGAGGCGCTCGTCGCCGGCCGCGGGGCAGGGGCACTGACCGCCGCGGGGGCAGCGCTGCTCGATCCGACCGGCGCGCTGCAGCCGGGCATCCCGTTCTGTCCGCCCGAAGGCGACGCCGGCACGGGCATGGTGGCGACCAACGCCGTCTCACCCCGCACCGGGAACGTCAGCGCCGGCACCAGCATCTTCGCGATGGTCGTGCTCGAACGGCCGCTTGCCGAGGTGCACCACGAGCTCGACCTCGTGACCACGCCCGCCGGCGACGCGGTCGCCATGGTGCACTGCAACAACGGCGCCAGCGAGCTGGCGGCGTGGGTGGGCATGTTCGCCCGCTTCGCGGAGGCATCCGGCGCTCCGCAGCCGGCGGACGCCGTCTTCGAGACGCTGTTCCGTGAGGCGCTCGGGGGCGAGCCGGACGCGGGCGGCCTGCTCGCCTACAACCATCTCGCGGGCGAGCCCATCGCCGGCACCGACGAAGGACGACCGCTGTTCGTCCGCACGCCCGACAGCCGGTTCACCCTCGCGAACGTCATGCGCGCCCAGCTGTACGGCGTCTTCGGCACGCTCGCCCTCGGCATGCAGGTGCTCGTCGGCGAGGGTGTCGCGATCGAGCGGATGTTCGCGCACGGCGGTGTATTCCGCACCGCCGGCGTCGCGCAGCGCTTCCTCGCCGGGGCGCTGAACGCGCCTGTCGCGGTCGGTGACACGGCATCCGAGGGCGGCGCCTGGGGCGTCGCGGTGCTCGCCGCGTTCCTGGGCTCCGACCGTCCGCTGGGCGCCCACCTCGCCGAGCGGGTCTTCGCCGACGCCGACGTCAGCGTCGCAGATCCCCTGCCCGAGGACGTCGCCGGGTACACCGCCTACCTCGACCGCTACCGTGCCGGCATCGCCGTCGAAGCCGCCGCGGTCGCCGCGCTCTGA
- a CDS encoding L-ribulose-5-phosphate 4-epimerase, producing MSSAVPAFAPEVEAAIRTVREDVARLHGELVRYGLVVWTGGNVSGRVPGADLFVIKPSGVSYDDLAPENMILCDLDGNVVPGSAGSDRSPSSDTAAHAYVYRNMADVGGVVHTHSTYAVAWAARGEEIPCVITAMADEFGGPIPVGPFAIIGDDSIGRGIVDTLTGHRSRAVLMQNHGPFTIGVDAKDAVKAAVMVEDVARTVHHAREAGPLIPIPQEAIDALFDRYQNVYGQNSDARR from the coding sequence GTGAGCAGTGCAGTTCCCGCCTTTGCCCCCGAGGTCGAGGCAGCGATCCGAACCGTCCGCGAAGACGTCGCGCGCCTGCACGGCGAGCTCGTGCGCTACGGCCTCGTCGTCTGGACCGGCGGCAACGTCTCGGGACGCGTCCCCGGCGCCGATCTGTTCGTGATCAAGCCCTCCGGCGTGAGCTACGACGACCTCGCGCCCGAGAACATGATCCTCTGCGACCTCGACGGCAACGTCGTCCCGGGCAGCGCGGGCAGCGACCGGTCGCCGTCGAGCGACACCGCAGCGCACGCCTACGTGTATCGCAACATGGCGGACGTGGGCGGCGTGGTGCACACCCACTCGACCTACGCGGTCGCGTGGGCCGCGCGCGGCGAGGAGATCCCCTGCGTGATCACCGCGATGGCCGACGAGTTCGGCGGGCCGATCCCGGTCGGCCCCTTCGCGATCATCGGCGACGACTCGATCGGGCGCGGCATCGTCGACACCCTCACCGGTCACCGCTCGCGTGCCGTGCTGATGCAGAACCACGGTCCGTTCACGATCGGGGTGGATGCGAAGGATGCGGTGAAGGCGGCGGTCATGGTCGAGGACGTGGCTCGCACCGTGCACCACGCGCGCGAGGCGGGGCCGCTCATCCCCATTCCGCAGGAGGCGATCGATGCCCTCTTCGACCGGTACCAGAACGTGTACGGCCAGAACTCGGATGCCCGCCGATGA